From a single Endozoicomonas euniceicola genomic region:
- a CDS encoding MFS transporter, with product MTESKASFDKKTILQMVALCIGGGNIYMLVFMRAMFYDQMIDGMGITNTEFGNMIGLYGLTSIAFYFFGGIVADKFSARKVLVFSYLITALGGMIYATLPSYGVGMSLHLMWGAAHTLTFWASYIKLTRSLGDSEVQGRLFGFLEGGRALAVTLISSVAGLLFTWFDNPRTGLQAIILTYTVMNLVSAVTTWINFEDTAPTRDNRNLLKNLKVVVRMPQAWIIGFMVMGLMASNSGQHYTTPYMTHVLGMGGGMVMILSFMRSYAIKPIFAPLLGIIADKVGRPSTVLFWSFALLSAVWLGIITVGDGNHTAFAVLMGCLGIMIASIRGVYFATVEESGVPMEYTGAFVGFICTLGMAPDAFISPLIGRILDTYPGAQGYNYSFMILLGFSVLGLVMAFTLAAYNKRSAKKEKELKVAYQG from the coding sequence ATGACAGAGTCAAAAGCTTCTTTTGATAAAAAGACCATTCTCCAGATGGTTGCGCTTTGTATTGGCGGCGGCAACATTTACATGCTTGTCTTCATGCGAGCCATGTTCTATGACCAGATGATCGACGGCATGGGTATTACCAATACAGAATTTGGTAACATGATCGGCCTCTACGGTCTGACGTCCATTGCCTTCTATTTCTTTGGCGGTATCGTTGCCGATAAATTCTCTGCCAGAAAAGTTCTGGTGTTCAGCTACCTGATCACAGCCCTGGGCGGAATGATTTACGCCACCCTGCCTTCTTACGGGGTAGGCATGAGCCTGCACCTGATGTGGGGCGCTGCCCATACACTGACGTTCTGGGCCTCGTACATCAAGCTGACTCGCTCACTGGGAGACTCTGAAGTTCAGGGACGCCTGTTTGGTTTCCTCGAAGGCGGTCGTGCGCTCGCCGTTACACTTATCTCGTCTGTGGCAGGTCTGCTGTTTACCTGGTTTGACAACCCGAGAACCGGACTTCAGGCCATCATCCTGACCTACACAGTCATGAACCTGGTCAGCGCTGTTACTACATGGATTAACTTTGAAGATACCGCACCGACCAGGGACAACCGCAACCTGCTGAAAAACCTGAAAGTCGTTGTACGCATGCCACAGGCTTGGATTATCGGTTTCATGGTGATGGGCCTGATGGCTTCTAACAGCGGTCAACATTACACCACGCCTTATATGACCCATGTTCTGGGTATGGGCGGCGGAATGGTAATGATTCTGTCGTTTATGCGCAGCTACGCCATCAAGCCAATTTTTGCGCCACTGCTGGGCATTATCGCTGACAAGGTAGGACGCCCTTCTACGGTACTGTTCTGGTCCTTCGCACTGCTGAGCGCAGTATGGCTGGGTATTATTACTGTTGGCGACGGCAACCACACGGCGTTTGCAGTACTGATGGGCTGCCTTGGCATCATGATTGCATCTATCCGTGGCGTTTACTTTGCCACCGTTGAGGAAAGCGGCGTACCAATGGAATACACCGGTGCGTTTGTTGGCTTTATCTGCACCCTGGGTATGGCGCCAGACGCGTTTATTTCACCGCTGATTGGTCGTATCCTCGATACTTATCCAGGCGCTCAGGGTTACAACTACTCGTTCATGATCCTGCTGGGCTTCAGTGTCCTGGGTCTGGTCATGGCCTTTACGCTTGCGGCCTACAATAAGCGTTCTGCAAAAAAAGAGAAGGAACTGAAAGTCGCTTATCAGGGGTAA